A DNA window from Melanotaenia boesemani isolate fMelBoe1 chromosome 6, fMelBoe1.pri, whole genome shotgun sequence contains the following coding sequences:
- the adam15 gene encoding disintegrin and metalloproteinase domain-containing protein 15 isoform X1: MRGAAGLPVLLLLLSGRAAFTVGRSLNAAQDGAVALDGQESVTAAMTGVDKRRRPFLGKTRPFILVDGRRRSLAEALQDGHPDRLQCGLEVGGRLFLLDLEKNHDLLPKPPNVFYYLPDGTGVSVTANPVTHCYYHGNVRGFPQSRVALSTCSGLRGIIVLNSTLSIELQPHDEYHLLHQEEEGGVESGGSGGGDDEEGVHLLFSTSPLGGDGAGGCGVSHTAVPPIYSSTHTHRTKRDILSETKYIELVLVADHQEFLNYQKNNKTIIYRMLDVANQVDWFYRPLNVRVALTGLEIWSDRDKIHVEKSPTGTLNNFLEWRTRDLLPRLRHDNAQLIMGESFDGTTVGMASQSSMCSRDRSGGVNVDHLVSVLGVASTMAHELGHNLGMRHDTAERRCSCQSEPRLGGCIMEPSTGKSSDQRRTICYCWVKICRSSRFMPGQQFSSCSAADLSVSLLHGGGMCLFNVPQPDRLLGGPRCGNLYVEKGEECDCGLLEECEDPCCNASTCQLVPGAQCSSDGICCRDCKLRAAGSICREPLGECDLPEFCTGTSPYCPPNVFLQNGETCKDGASFCYGGVCPNMDTQCQMLWGPNATSAPDVCFSSVNKQGNKYGNCGQLTNGSYIPCGNSDVHCGRIQCQGGRERPLLGSNAQILTTTVRFNVSDLVCRGTFFHLADDVSDPATVAQGTACGPGKACLNQKCQDVSVFGVDECRSKCNGHGVCNSNRNCHCDVGWAPPDCRYAGHGGSVDSGPARTAGETDPVRVALLVIFFFILPVVLLFLALRFPRFRRTLCCLGPNSPFHKARQNNRTPVMERVDGRNGEQVRPLRYHLNPQADIPLAQPQKEVHDRPAPPTKPLPPDPALKPPPQLVKQRPAPPTKPLPPDPPTPSNQEAVSRPAPPSKPLPPDPITPPQVSVPLKPLVPKKPRPPAPPPHPHLPPHPGLPPHTSYTPNTKPAPHGAVAPAAGPHRRPPLCPSRPAVPPKVESSPPL; the protein is encoded by the exons gacGGACACCCGGACAGGCTGCAGTGTGGGCTGGAGGTGGGAGGAAGACTCTTCCTGCTGGACCTGGAGAAGAACCA CGACCTGCTGCCCAAACCCCCCAACGTCTTCTACTACCTCCCCGACGGAACCGGAGTGTCTGTGACGGCCAACCCTGTG ACTCACTGTTATTACCATGGCAACGTCAGAGGATTCCCGCAGTCCAGAGTGGCTCTGAGCACCTGCTCCGGACTCCG CGGCATCATCGTCCTCAACTCCACCCTGAGCATCGAGCTGCAGCCGCATGACGAGTACCATCTCCTccaccaggaggaggaggggggagttGAGAGTGGAGGAAGTGgaggaggtgatgatgaggaaggaGTGCACCTGCTGTTCTCCACCAGCCCTCTGGGTGGCGACGGTGCTGGAGGCTGTGGGGTGTCACACACCGCCGTGCCTCCCATCTACAGCTCCACGCACACACACCGG ACCAAGAGAGACATCCTGTCTGAGACCAAGTACATCGAGCTGGTGCTGGTGGCCGATCACCAGGAG TTTCTGAACTACCAGAAGAACAACAAGACCATCATCTACCGCATGCTGGACGTGGCCAACCAGGTGGACTGG TTCTACCGTCCTCTGAATGTCCGGGTGGCGCTGACCGGTCTGGAGATCTGGAGCGACCGCGACAAGATCCACGTGGAGAAGAGCCCCACCGGCACCCTCAACAACTTCCTGGAGTGGAGAACCAGAGACCTGCTGCCACGCCTTCGCCATGACAACGCCCAGCtcatcat GGGGGAGTCTTTTGATGGCACCACGGTGGGAATGGCGTCTCAGTCGTCCATGTGCTCCAGAGACCGGTCAGGAGGCGTCAACGTG GACCACCTGGTCAGCGTTTTGGGCGTGGCCTCCACCATGGCTCATGAGCTGGGTCACAACCTGGGGATGCGTCACGACACCGCCGAGCGCCGCTGCTCCTGCCAGAGCGAGCCACGCCTCGGAGGATGCATCATGGAGCCGTCAACCGG GAAAAGCTCAGATCAGAGAAGAACCATCTGTTACTGTTGGGTTAAGATCTGTAGATCTTCCAG GTTCATGCCCGGGCAGcagttcagcagctgcagcGCTGCAGACCTGTCCGTCAGCCTGCTGCACGGCGGCGGCATGTGTCTGTTCAACGTCCCGCAGCCCGACCGCCTGCTGGGAGGACCTCGCTGTGGAAACCTGTACGTGGAGAAAGGAGAGGAGTGCGACTGCGGCCTGCTGGAG GAGTGTGAGGACCCCTGCTGTAACGCCTCCACCTGTCAGCTGGTTCCTGGAGCTCAGTGCTCGTCTGACGGCATCTGCTGCCGGGACTGTAAG CTGCGAGCGGCCGGTTCAATCTGCCGCGAGCCGCTCGGCGAGTGCGACCTGCCCGAGTTCTGTACGGGCACCTCGCCCTACTGCCCCCCCAACGTCTTCCTGCAGAACGGAGAGACCTGCAAGGACGGCGCCTCCTTCTGCTACGGAGGAGTCTGCCCAAACATGGACACCCAGTGCCAGATGCTGTGGGGACCCA atgCCACCAGTGCTCCAGATGTTTGTTTCTCTTCGGTcaacaaacaaggaaacaaataTGGAAACTGCGGTCAGCTGACCAACGGCTCCTACATCCCCTGTGGGAACTC TGATGTCCACTGTGGGAGGATCCAGTGTCAGGGCGGGAGGGAGCGCCCCCTGCTGGGCAGCAACGCTCAGATCCTCACCACCACCGTCCGCTTCAACGTCAGCGACCTGGTCTGCAGAGGGACCTTCTTCCACCTGGCCGACGACGTGTCCGACCCCGCCACTGTGGCCCAGGGCACCGCCTGCGGGCCCGGCAAG gCTTGTCTGAACCAGAAGTGTCAGGATGTGTCGGTGTTCGGTGTGGACGAATGTCGCAGCAAATGCAACGGTCACGGG gtgtgtaACAGCAACAGGAACTGTCACTGTGACGTGGGCTGGGCTCCCCCGGACTGCCGGTACGCGGGTCACGGTGGCAGCGTGGACAGCGGACCGGCCCGAACCGCTGGAG AAACGGATCCGGTCCGAGTCGCCCTGCTCgtcatcttcttcttcatcctgCCCGTAGTGCTCCTCTTCCTCGCTCTGCGCTTCCCTCGTTTCCGTCGGACTCTGTGCTGTCTGGGACCGAACAGCCCGTTTCACAAAGCTCGACAGAACAACCG GACTCCGGTGATGGAGCGAGTGGATGGCAGGAACGGAGAGCAGGTCCGACCTCTCCGATACCACCTGAACCCCCAGGCCGACATCCCGCTGGCCCAGCCCCAGAAAGAG GTTCATGACAGACCTGCTCCTCCCACTAAGCCCCTCCCCCCTGACCCCGCCCTAAAACCCCCACCGCAG TTGGTTAAACAGCGACCAGCTCCCCCCACCAAGCCTCTGCCCCctgacccccccacccccagcaACCAG GAGGCAGTGAGTCGACCGGCTCCGCCCAGCAAGCCTCTCCCCCCTGACCCCATCACACCTCCACAG GTTTCTGTTCCACTTAAACCTTTGGTGCCCAAAAAGCCCCGCCCTCCGGCCCCACCCCCTCACCCTCACCTGCCGCCGCACCCCGGCCTCCCCCCACACACCAGCTACACGCCCAACACCAAACCAGCGCCGCACGGAGCCGTCGCACCGGCAGCCGGTCCACACAG ACGACCTCCTCTTTGTCCGAGTCGACCGGCGGTCCCTCCAAAGGTCGAGTCATCTCCTCCACTTTAA
- the adam15 gene encoding disintegrin and metalloproteinase domain-containing protein 15 isoform X2, with amino-acid sequence MRGAAGLPVLLLLLSGRAAFTVGRSLNAAQDGAVALDGQESVTAAMTGVDKRRRPFLGKTRPFILVDGRRRSLAEALQDGHPDRLQCGLEVGGRLFLLDLEKNHDLLPKPPNVFYYLPDGTGVSVTANPVTHCYYHGNVRGFPQSRVALSTCSGLRGIIVLNSTLSIELQPHDEYHLLHQEEEGGVESGGSGGGDDEEGVHLLFSTSPLGGDGAGGCGVSHTAVPPIYSSTHTHRTKRDILSETKYIELVLVADHQEFLNYQKNNKTIIYRMLDVANQVDWFYRPLNVRVALTGLEIWSDRDKIHVEKSPTGTLNNFLEWRTRDLLPRLRHDNAQLIMGESFDGTTVGMASQSSMCSRDRSGGVNVDHLVSVLGVASTMAHELGHNLGMRHDTAERRCSCQSEPRLGGCIMEPSTGFMPGQQFSSCSAADLSVSLLHGGGMCLFNVPQPDRLLGGPRCGNLYVEKGEECDCGLLEECEDPCCNASTCQLVPGAQCSSDGICCRDCKLRAAGSICREPLGECDLPEFCTGTSPYCPPNVFLQNGETCKDGASFCYGGVCPNMDTQCQMLWGPNATSAPDVCFSSVNKQGNKYGNCGQLTNGSYIPCGNSDVHCGRIQCQGGRERPLLGSNAQILTTTVRFNVSDLVCRGTFFHLADDVSDPATVAQGTACGPGKACLNQKCQDVSVFGVDECRSKCNGHGVCNSNRNCHCDVGWAPPDCRYAGHGGSVDSGPARTAGETDPVRVALLVIFFFILPVVLLFLALRFPRFRRTLCCLGPNSPFHKARQNNRTPVMERVDGRNGEQVRPLRYHLNPQADIPLAQPQKEVHDRPAPPTKPLPPDPALKPPPQLVKQRPAPPTKPLPPDPPTPSNQEAVSRPAPPSKPLPPDPITPPQVSVPLKPLVPKKPRPPAPPPHPHLPPHPGLPPHTSYTPNTKPAPHGAVAPAAGPHRRPPLCPSRPAVPPKVESSPPL; translated from the exons gacGGACACCCGGACAGGCTGCAGTGTGGGCTGGAGGTGGGAGGAAGACTCTTCCTGCTGGACCTGGAGAAGAACCA CGACCTGCTGCCCAAACCCCCCAACGTCTTCTACTACCTCCCCGACGGAACCGGAGTGTCTGTGACGGCCAACCCTGTG ACTCACTGTTATTACCATGGCAACGTCAGAGGATTCCCGCAGTCCAGAGTGGCTCTGAGCACCTGCTCCGGACTCCG CGGCATCATCGTCCTCAACTCCACCCTGAGCATCGAGCTGCAGCCGCATGACGAGTACCATCTCCTccaccaggaggaggaggggggagttGAGAGTGGAGGAAGTGgaggaggtgatgatgaggaaggaGTGCACCTGCTGTTCTCCACCAGCCCTCTGGGTGGCGACGGTGCTGGAGGCTGTGGGGTGTCACACACCGCCGTGCCTCCCATCTACAGCTCCACGCACACACACCGG ACCAAGAGAGACATCCTGTCTGAGACCAAGTACATCGAGCTGGTGCTGGTGGCCGATCACCAGGAG TTTCTGAACTACCAGAAGAACAACAAGACCATCATCTACCGCATGCTGGACGTGGCCAACCAGGTGGACTGG TTCTACCGTCCTCTGAATGTCCGGGTGGCGCTGACCGGTCTGGAGATCTGGAGCGACCGCGACAAGATCCACGTGGAGAAGAGCCCCACCGGCACCCTCAACAACTTCCTGGAGTGGAGAACCAGAGACCTGCTGCCACGCCTTCGCCATGACAACGCCCAGCtcatcat GGGGGAGTCTTTTGATGGCACCACGGTGGGAATGGCGTCTCAGTCGTCCATGTGCTCCAGAGACCGGTCAGGAGGCGTCAACGTG GACCACCTGGTCAGCGTTTTGGGCGTGGCCTCCACCATGGCTCATGAGCTGGGTCACAACCTGGGGATGCGTCACGACACCGCCGAGCGCCGCTGCTCCTGCCAGAGCGAGCCACGCCTCGGAGGATGCATCATGGAGCCGTCAACCGG GTTCATGCCCGGGCAGcagttcagcagctgcagcGCTGCAGACCTGTCCGTCAGCCTGCTGCACGGCGGCGGCATGTGTCTGTTCAACGTCCCGCAGCCCGACCGCCTGCTGGGAGGACCTCGCTGTGGAAACCTGTACGTGGAGAAAGGAGAGGAGTGCGACTGCGGCCTGCTGGAG GAGTGTGAGGACCCCTGCTGTAACGCCTCCACCTGTCAGCTGGTTCCTGGAGCTCAGTGCTCGTCTGACGGCATCTGCTGCCGGGACTGTAAG CTGCGAGCGGCCGGTTCAATCTGCCGCGAGCCGCTCGGCGAGTGCGACCTGCCCGAGTTCTGTACGGGCACCTCGCCCTACTGCCCCCCCAACGTCTTCCTGCAGAACGGAGAGACCTGCAAGGACGGCGCCTCCTTCTGCTACGGAGGAGTCTGCCCAAACATGGACACCCAGTGCCAGATGCTGTGGGGACCCA atgCCACCAGTGCTCCAGATGTTTGTTTCTCTTCGGTcaacaaacaaggaaacaaataTGGAAACTGCGGTCAGCTGACCAACGGCTCCTACATCCCCTGTGGGAACTC TGATGTCCACTGTGGGAGGATCCAGTGTCAGGGCGGGAGGGAGCGCCCCCTGCTGGGCAGCAACGCTCAGATCCTCACCACCACCGTCCGCTTCAACGTCAGCGACCTGGTCTGCAGAGGGACCTTCTTCCACCTGGCCGACGACGTGTCCGACCCCGCCACTGTGGCCCAGGGCACCGCCTGCGGGCCCGGCAAG gCTTGTCTGAACCAGAAGTGTCAGGATGTGTCGGTGTTCGGTGTGGACGAATGTCGCAGCAAATGCAACGGTCACGGG gtgtgtaACAGCAACAGGAACTGTCACTGTGACGTGGGCTGGGCTCCCCCGGACTGCCGGTACGCGGGTCACGGTGGCAGCGTGGACAGCGGACCGGCCCGAACCGCTGGAG AAACGGATCCGGTCCGAGTCGCCCTGCTCgtcatcttcttcttcatcctgCCCGTAGTGCTCCTCTTCCTCGCTCTGCGCTTCCCTCGTTTCCGTCGGACTCTGTGCTGTCTGGGACCGAACAGCCCGTTTCACAAAGCTCGACAGAACAACCG GACTCCGGTGATGGAGCGAGTGGATGGCAGGAACGGAGAGCAGGTCCGACCTCTCCGATACCACCTGAACCCCCAGGCCGACATCCCGCTGGCCCAGCCCCAGAAAGAG GTTCATGACAGACCTGCTCCTCCCACTAAGCCCCTCCCCCCTGACCCCGCCCTAAAACCCCCACCGCAG TTGGTTAAACAGCGACCAGCTCCCCCCACCAAGCCTCTGCCCCctgacccccccacccccagcaACCAG GAGGCAGTGAGTCGACCGGCTCCGCCCAGCAAGCCTCTCCCCCCTGACCCCATCACACCTCCACAG GTTTCTGTTCCACTTAAACCTTTGGTGCCCAAAAAGCCCCGCCCTCCGGCCCCACCCCCTCACCCTCACCTGCCGCCGCACCCCGGCCTCCCCCCACACACCAGCTACACGCCCAACACCAAACCAGCGCCGCACGGAGCCGTCGCACCGGCAGCCGGTCCACACAG ACGACCTCCTCTTTGTCCGAGTCGACCGGCGGTCCCTCCAAAGGTCGAGTCATCTCCTCCACTTTAA
- the adam15 gene encoding disintegrin and metalloproteinase domain-containing protein 12 isoform X3 has protein sequence MRGAAGLPVLLLLLSGRAAFTVGRSLNAAQDGAVALDGQESVTAAMTGVDKRRRPFLGKTRPFILVDGRRRSLAEALQDGHPDRLQCGLEVGGRLFLLDLEKNHDLLPKPPNVFYYLPDGTGVSVTANPVTHCYYHGNVRGFPQSRVALSTCSGLRGIIVLNSTLSIELQPHDEYHLLHQEEEGGVESGGSGGGDDEEGVHLLFSTSPLGGDGAGGCGVSHTAVPPIYSSTHTHRTKRDILSETKYIELVLVADHQEFLNYQKNNKTIIYRMLDVANQVDWFYRPLNVRVALTGLEIWSDRDKIHVEKSPTGTLNNFLEWRTRDLLPRLRHDNAQLIMGESFDGTTVGMASQSSMCSRDRSGGVNVDHLVSVLGVASTMAHELGHNLGMRHDTAERRCSCQSEPRLGGCIMEPSTGKSSDQRRTICYCWVKICRSSRFMPGQQFSSCSAADLSVSLLHGGGMCLFNVPQPDRLLGGPRCGNLYVEKGEECDCGLLEECEDPCCNASTCQLVPGAQCSSDGICCRDCKLRAAGSICREPLGECDLPEFCTGTSPYCPPNVFLQNGETCKDGASFCYGGVCPNMDTQCQMLWGPNATSAPDVCFSSVNKQGNKYGNCGQLTNGSYIPCGNSDVHCGRIQCQGGRERPLLGSNAQILTTTVRFNVSDLVCRGTFFHLADDVSDPATVAQGTACGPGKACLNQKCQDVSVFGVDECRSKCNGHGVCNSNRNCHCDVGWAPPDCRYAGHGGSVDSGPARTAGETDPVRVALLVIFFFILPVVLLFLALRFPRFRRTLCCLGPNSPFHKARQNNRTPVMERVDGRNGEQVRPLRYHLNPQADIPLAQPQKEVSVPLKPLVPKKPRPPAPPPHPHLPPHPGLPPHTSYTPNTKPAPHGAVAPAAGPHRRPPLCPSRPAVPPKVESSPPL, from the exons gacGGACACCCGGACAGGCTGCAGTGTGGGCTGGAGGTGGGAGGAAGACTCTTCCTGCTGGACCTGGAGAAGAACCA CGACCTGCTGCCCAAACCCCCCAACGTCTTCTACTACCTCCCCGACGGAACCGGAGTGTCTGTGACGGCCAACCCTGTG ACTCACTGTTATTACCATGGCAACGTCAGAGGATTCCCGCAGTCCAGAGTGGCTCTGAGCACCTGCTCCGGACTCCG CGGCATCATCGTCCTCAACTCCACCCTGAGCATCGAGCTGCAGCCGCATGACGAGTACCATCTCCTccaccaggaggaggaggggggagttGAGAGTGGAGGAAGTGgaggaggtgatgatgaggaaggaGTGCACCTGCTGTTCTCCACCAGCCCTCTGGGTGGCGACGGTGCTGGAGGCTGTGGGGTGTCACACACCGCCGTGCCTCCCATCTACAGCTCCACGCACACACACCGG ACCAAGAGAGACATCCTGTCTGAGACCAAGTACATCGAGCTGGTGCTGGTGGCCGATCACCAGGAG TTTCTGAACTACCAGAAGAACAACAAGACCATCATCTACCGCATGCTGGACGTGGCCAACCAGGTGGACTGG TTCTACCGTCCTCTGAATGTCCGGGTGGCGCTGACCGGTCTGGAGATCTGGAGCGACCGCGACAAGATCCACGTGGAGAAGAGCCCCACCGGCACCCTCAACAACTTCCTGGAGTGGAGAACCAGAGACCTGCTGCCACGCCTTCGCCATGACAACGCCCAGCtcatcat GGGGGAGTCTTTTGATGGCACCACGGTGGGAATGGCGTCTCAGTCGTCCATGTGCTCCAGAGACCGGTCAGGAGGCGTCAACGTG GACCACCTGGTCAGCGTTTTGGGCGTGGCCTCCACCATGGCTCATGAGCTGGGTCACAACCTGGGGATGCGTCACGACACCGCCGAGCGCCGCTGCTCCTGCCAGAGCGAGCCACGCCTCGGAGGATGCATCATGGAGCCGTCAACCGG GAAAAGCTCAGATCAGAGAAGAACCATCTGTTACTGTTGGGTTAAGATCTGTAGATCTTCCAG GTTCATGCCCGGGCAGcagttcagcagctgcagcGCTGCAGACCTGTCCGTCAGCCTGCTGCACGGCGGCGGCATGTGTCTGTTCAACGTCCCGCAGCCCGACCGCCTGCTGGGAGGACCTCGCTGTGGAAACCTGTACGTGGAGAAAGGAGAGGAGTGCGACTGCGGCCTGCTGGAG GAGTGTGAGGACCCCTGCTGTAACGCCTCCACCTGTCAGCTGGTTCCTGGAGCTCAGTGCTCGTCTGACGGCATCTGCTGCCGGGACTGTAAG CTGCGAGCGGCCGGTTCAATCTGCCGCGAGCCGCTCGGCGAGTGCGACCTGCCCGAGTTCTGTACGGGCACCTCGCCCTACTGCCCCCCCAACGTCTTCCTGCAGAACGGAGAGACCTGCAAGGACGGCGCCTCCTTCTGCTACGGAGGAGTCTGCCCAAACATGGACACCCAGTGCCAGATGCTGTGGGGACCCA atgCCACCAGTGCTCCAGATGTTTGTTTCTCTTCGGTcaacaaacaaggaaacaaataTGGAAACTGCGGTCAGCTGACCAACGGCTCCTACATCCCCTGTGGGAACTC TGATGTCCACTGTGGGAGGATCCAGTGTCAGGGCGGGAGGGAGCGCCCCCTGCTGGGCAGCAACGCTCAGATCCTCACCACCACCGTCCGCTTCAACGTCAGCGACCTGGTCTGCAGAGGGACCTTCTTCCACCTGGCCGACGACGTGTCCGACCCCGCCACTGTGGCCCAGGGCACCGCCTGCGGGCCCGGCAAG gCTTGTCTGAACCAGAAGTGTCAGGATGTGTCGGTGTTCGGTGTGGACGAATGTCGCAGCAAATGCAACGGTCACGGG gtgtgtaACAGCAACAGGAACTGTCACTGTGACGTGGGCTGGGCTCCCCCGGACTGCCGGTACGCGGGTCACGGTGGCAGCGTGGACAGCGGACCGGCCCGAACCGCTGGAG AAACGGATCCGGTCCGAGTCGCCCTGCTCgtcatcttcttcttcatcctgCCCGTAGTGCTCCTCTTCCTCGCTCTGCGCTTCCCTCGTTTCCGTCGGACTCTGTGCTGTCTGGGACCGAACAGCCCGTTTCACAAAGCTCGACAGAACAACCG GACTCCGGTGATGGAGCGAGTGGATGGCAGGAACGGAGAGCAGGTCCGACCTCTCCGATACCACCTGAACCCCCAGGCCGACATCCCGCTGGCCCAGCCCCAGAAAGAG GTTTCTGTTCCACTTAAACCTTTGGTGCCCAAAAAGCCCCGCCCTCCGGCCCCACCCCCTCACCCTCACCTGCCGCCGCACCCCGGCCTCCCCCCACACACCAGCTACACGCCCAACACCAAACCAGCGCCGCACGGAGCCGTCGCACCGGCAGCCGGTCCACACAG ACGACCTCCTCTTTGTCCGAGTCGACCGGCGGTCCCTCCAAAGGTCGAGTCATCTCCTCCACTTTAA